Within Actinobaculum sp. 313, the genomic segment GTGCGTGGAAAGATCGAAATCGGTGCGGTTGGCGATGCCTTCCAACTCTCCCCAATCGGAGCCCTGGAAACCGAACTTGTACTCGATATCGACCGTGCGCTTGGAGTAATGCGACAGCTTCTCCTGCGGATGCTCATAGAAGCGCAAGTTCTCCGGGGCGATACCCAGATCGACATACCACTGACGACGCTGTTCAATCCAGTACTCATGCCATTTCTCATCGGTACCCGGTTCGACGAAGAACTCCATCTCCATCTGCTCAAACTCACGGGTACGGAAGATGAAGTTGCCGGGCGTGATCTCGTTGCGGAAGGACTTTCCGATCTGCCCGATGCCGAAAGGCGGACGCTTACGCGCGGATGTCATGACGTTCTGGAAGTCCACGAAAATGCCCTGCGCAGTTTCGGGACGCAGGTAGTGCAGGCCGGATTCGTCCTCAACCGGTCCGAGATAGGTCTTCAGCATCATGTTGAAATCGCGCGGCTCGGTCCATTGGCCACGTGTGCCGCAGGCCGGGCAGGGCAGGTCTGCGAGCTGCACTGAATCGGGGTCGGCAATGTCTTTACGAGCCGCGTACTCCTCCTGCATTTGATCCACGCGGAAACGCTTGTGGCAGGAGAGGCACTCGGTGAGTGGATCGTTGAACACACCCACATGGCCAGAGGCAACCCAAACCTCTTTCGGCAGAATAATGGAGGAATCCAGGCCGACGACGTCGTCGCGCGACGTAATCATCGCTTTCCACCACTGGCGCTTGATATTGTCCTTCAGTTCGACTCCCAGCGGCCCGTAATCCCAGGCCGAGCGGGTACCGCCGTAGATTTCTCCGCAGGGGTAGACGAAACCTCGGCGCTTGGCGAGGCTAATGACATTGTCGAGTCGCGACGGGGCCTTCTTGGCCATGTGTGTTCTCCTTTCCTCCGCATCTGGATGATGCGGGCCGGGCGCTAGTTTAGCTTAAGTACATGGCCGCGCACAGTTCGGGCGAAAATGCGGGCAGAAGGAGAGGCCCGCCAACACAAGGAGAGGCACAGCAAAGTAACGGGCCTTCGAGTTGAGTGCGCTGTTTGCGGTGGAGTAGATGGTTCCTCCCAAGAAGGAAGGGGAGGTAGGGAGGCGCGCACAACCTGTGCTTGGGTGTTGCAGAGAACGCCCGAATTGCCACCGAAGACTTGCGCAACATGCGGATCCGCATCCGGGCCACGGCTCAGTCACTGTATGCACTCTTTGCCGAATGCGGCTAAAAGTGCTGGTTATTCGGCTATACGGAGTGAGGCCTTGAGTCTTGTGCGAATGCGTCATTGCATGGTATGGGTTATCTGGTTAAGCTAACGGTGATCGTCGCGGTCGGTGTGGTTGCCTTGATTACCGTCTGGAGGTTTTCACTAGGTGGCGGGACGACTACTGCTGACGGACGAGGCACGGCAACAAGCTCGCAGAGAACTTAGATGGAAGGACGCAGAAGGTGTCGGAGTTGAGGGTGGTTTCGTCTAGTGTGGAGGAGGCGGCTTGGGTGGTGGGGAATGCGCGGGATGAGGCGGTGACGGTCAAGCTTGGTGACTCACTGGACGCTGTGGGGTCTGCTATGCCGGGTGGGGATGCGGCGGGCTCGGCGCCTGCGGCGGCCGGGTGGGTGGACGCGACCGCGGGGAAGCTGGCGGAGCTTTGGGCGGGTATCAGGACGCATTGAAGGGCACTGGCCGCCTATACGGCAACTGATCAGAGTACGGACGTGGACTTCACGGCTTTTGATGCACTGGTCGACGAATAGGGCACAACGCGAAGGAGGGGGTGGACGGTCATGATCTGGGACGACGTGCTGGGATGGAACGAGGACGCGTTGGACCCGGCGGTGGATGCGTTGATCCGGATCCGTCAACGTGCCTACACCGTCGGCGAGTACATCCAGAGCATTGACGTGTCCTCCGGCTGGTCGGGTGCCGGAGCAACCGCCGCCCAAGAACGCCGCGATGGCCTAGAGGACTCATCCGAGCTGGTCCTCGGCTTGATTGGTGACCTGATTAGCGGGCTATCCGCCGCTCAGCACGGCGTGGCTGAGGTACGCCTGGCGGTGAGCGAGGCCCTGTCACGGGCAAGTTTCTTTGGTTTCCATATCTCCTCGTCCGGGAACGTGAGTGATCCTTGCGCGCGGGATCCGTCCATGACTCGTGGGGAGAAGGATGAGCGAGAAGCTGCGATGCAGACCACCCAGACCAACGTGTGGGACGCCGTGGACAAGGCGGCAGACGTGGATGCGGCGTTGAAATCCGTGTTGGATGTGGTGGGTCAGGGCAAGGCGTCGCAGGTGGAGGATCTCTCGGACACGCCAGGCCTGGCGGATTCCCCACCAGTGGGCGCCTCCACGCAGGAGGTGGCGGCATGGTGGGACGCGCTCACCGACGCGGAACGCCAACGCATGATCAAGGAGTATCCACGCCAGTTGGGCAACCTGGATGGTATTGATGCCTGGGCACGCAATGAAGCCAACCAGCACAACCTCAACGAGGATCTTGCCGCCGTGGAACGGCGTATAGCGGAGTTGGAAGGACAGTTCAACTACAAGGAACCAAAGCCAGGGGAGCCCAGCGATAATATTTCCTACCAGGATCCGGCACTCGTGACCGAACTCCAAGACTTGGAACGCCAACGCGACGACATACTGTCCATCAAAGACGCCCTCGCGCAGGGTAGCCACACTCAGCTTTTGCTCTACGAACCCGCCACCGGCGGCCCGGGCAACGAACTGACCCACGCCGCCATCGCGGTCGGCAACATGGACACCGCCGACTATGTCGCCACCTACGTACCCGGCATGACCACCACCGCAGCAGACATGCCCGGAATAACGAAAGACATGCGGAACCTGCGGGACATAGCGGAGGAAAACTGCTCCGGTGGGTCTGTCGCGACTATTGCGTGGATGGGGTATGACGCTCCACCGGATGTACCGGCTGCGGCAGGTCTTGGCCGGGCGGAGACCGGTGGAGACTCGCTGGCCGCGTTCGTGGAGGGCATTGAGGACTCCCGCAACGTGGACGGCCAAGGCTCGGGGGTGTATCAGACCGTGCTCGGGCATTCCTACGGGTCAACCACCTCAAGTTATGGCGTGAGCCAGGCCCGTCCCGGCGTGGTGGACGGGTATGCCGTGTTCGGCTCCCCCGGAATAGTCAACGACTCCTGGGACATGAACGTCCCCGAAGACAACCGCTATATGATGGTGTTCAATGACGACCCGCTCTATTACGGTAATGGTCTTGTATGGGGTGAGGAAGGCCTACCACCCGGCAGTGGCCTGCTAGGCAAAGACCCCTTCCTGGATGACGGCTTCACCCACCTGAACCCAAAAGACGCCAACACGACAGTCACCGGGCACTCCGGCTACCTCGTCAACAACAGTAAGGCACAAGAACAACTCGCCAGAGTCGTGGTCGGGACAGCCGGATAACACCATGCGACCACGACAACCCATGCAACGCCTGGCCGGGCTACTACTAGCAGCCCCGCTGGCGTTGAGTGGGTGTGCACTACTCGGAGAAAACACCATGTACGAACGGTCCTACTACGACGGAAACCTCCCCTCCCACCAACGCACCGACATCCAAACCACCCACACCGAACTCACCGGCGCCCTACAACGCGTCCGCAACCGCATCGATGCCGAATACGGACCCCAAAACTGGGAAGCCATACAGACACTCGAAGACAGAGGCACCGCCTATTGCAAGGACGGAGAGAACGAAGGACGAGAAGACGCCCGTAAGCAAGGACGCGCATTTGGTCTTCCGATTGACGACTTCCCGCACTTACTGGACATCGTAATCGAAGAGCTGGCTCCGCTCGGCTTTACCGAAGTGGTCGACATCTCCGACGAGAAAGACCGCTGGGTGAATATTTTCAATACGGAGGACGGCGGCTACGTCACTGTTATGATGCCCGAACCCGCCAGAAACTTCTCACTCCTCTACGCCAGCGGCTGCCGTCCCGAAACCAGCGACTCGAGCACATCCCCGTCGCAGTGATCCACCTCCGGTCATCACTTAGGTGCAGAGTGGTTCAGATGCGAACACGACGGTCACCGGGCACTCCGGCTACCTGGCTAATAACAGTAAGGCACAAGAACAACTCGCCAGAGTCGTGGTCGGGAAAGCCGGATAACACCATGCGACCACGACAACCCATGCAACGCCTGGCAGGGCTACTACTAGCAGCCCCGTTGGCGTTGAGTGGGTGTGCACTACTCGGAGGAAACACCATGTACGAGCGGCCCTACTACGACGGAAACCTCCCCTCCCACCAACGCACGGACGTGCAAACCACCCACACCGGACCGGCCATCACCCTAACCTCATGATTCCTCTCATCCGGCTTCCGCCCAGCTCACCCCAAGTCATGCCACCACAAACACACCCCATGTCAGCCCATCGGTGACCGCCTGCAGATACGTTTGACAGCGGGCACTAGCGAAACTGATAATGATTCTCATGACTCCTTTGTTTCGTTCGCGCTTTATAGCTCTATGCGCCACTCTGGCCGTGACGCTCGGAGCAGTCGGCTGCTCCTCCACGAACTCCAGCGACGATGGTACTCTCCATGTATCCGCGTCGTTCTATCCCATCGCCTGGCTCAGCGAGCAAATCGGCGGTGACAGGGTCACCGTCACCAGCGTGACGCCAACCAATGTTGAGCCGCACGATTACGAACTCTCCCCCGCCGATGTCACAGCCTTGAGCAAAGCAGATCTCATCGTGTACGTGGCTGGTTTCCAACCCTCAATGGACGACGCAGTCGACCAGCTCACCGGTCCGAGCGTCGCTGAACTCTCTTCAGTCGCCGACCTGCAAAAGGCGTCCTCAGCCGCGGTGGAAGCCGACGGGAGCACAAGCGAGTCCAACCTGGATCCGCACTTCTGGCTCGATCCGGTGCGAATGCAGGCAGTCGCCGCCGAAATCGAGCGGTCGCTGGCAGAGCAAGACCCTGATAATGCAGCCACATATGAAAAGAACCTTGGCGCACTACAACAAAGACTGACCGCACTCGATTCTGCCTATGAGACGGGGCTTGCCACTTGCGAAAGAGACACGATAGTCACATCCCACGCTGCCTTCAGTTATATGGCGAACCGGTACGGCCTCACCCAAGTCTCCATTTCTGGCATTGACCCTGAATCGGAACCGAGCCCAGCCGATCTAGCTGCGGTGAAGAAGGCCGTTGAAGAAACCGGTACGACCACAATATTCACGGAGTCGCTGGTCTCCCCGAAAACCGCTAACGCGCTCGCGGCCGAAACGGGTACGGAAACCGCTGTTCTTGATCCTATGGAGTCACAACCTCAGGAAGATGACTACCTCGCGGCGATGGAGAGTAATCTCAGTGCGTTGCGAACAGCCTTGAGTTGTCAGTGAATGAGAGCCACCAGTGACTGAAGTACCAGTGAACTCTTCCCACGACCGGGACCTCTACACTGCTATCGCAGTAGAGGATTTATCCGTGGTTCTCGGGCCACGCGTATCCTCTCAGATATCACCTTCACCGTCGCGACGGGTTCCTCCGTCGCGCTTCTCGGCGCGAATGGCTCGGGAAAATCCACCCTCGTCAAGGCTATTCTCGGCGTCGTACCCCCAGCGTCCGGAACGATTAGGATATTCGGCACTCCTCTTTCGTCCCGACGCACCGTTACGTGGCAGAAGATCGGCTACGTACCACAGCGTGTCAGTGCCGCATCCGGTGTACCAGCCACCACCCTGGAGGTCGTCAGATCGGGACTCCTCTCCCCCGGCAGGCTCTGGCTAAGACGCGGACGCAAAGCCAAGGCGCGCGCACTGGAAGCTCTCGATGCGGTTGGGCTAGCAGACCGTGCACGCGACCATGTCCAGGTACTCTCCGGTGGGCAAGCTCAACGCGTCCTCATCGCACGGGCCCTAGTACGTAATCCCGAACTGCTTATTCTGGACGAGCCACTGGCAGGCATTGATCAGGAGTCACGGGAAACGCTTGCGCTTACCCTCTCGCGCCTTCGTGAACAGGGAGTCACTCTGCTCACCGTACTACACCAAATTGGCGAGCTAGCACCCCTCATTGGCCGAGTGATTGAACTCGACAGCGGCAGGATTGTCCGCGATAACCCGTTCTCCCCCACGGAGCATGCTCAGCAGAGCACTGGCGAAGACCACGACCACCACGGACCGGAAGCAGCGGGGCGTCCCCCGCATCACGCACCCGTATTGCGAACGGAAACACGATGATTGAACTCTTGTCCTCCGACCTGATGCAGCGTGCCCTCGTCGTCGCCTTCCTTGTCGGACTGTCCGCTCCCGTTGTCGGCACCTATCTAGTACAGCGTGGTATGGCGCTGATGGGCGACGGGATCGGACACGTGTCGCTCACCGGCGTTGCACTGGGTTGGCTGGTAGCGGGAGCGCTCGGACTCTCCCCTAACGATATTCTCGCCATTCCGGGCGCGATCCTCGCGTCACTCGTAGGTGCCATTCTCATCGAGGTTGTCCGCTCAACCGGTCGCACCGGCGGCGACGTCGCCCTGGCAATGCTCTTCTACGGCGGCATTGCCGGAGGCGTACTCCTCATCCGCATCGCTGGCGGCACAACCACCAATCTGAACAGTTATCTCTTCGGCTCCCTCGCCGTCGTCTCTACGGCCGATGTGCGATACACTGTCGCCCTTGCGATTGTCATCATGACGATTGGCATTGGTCTGCGAGAAGCACTTTTCGCCCTCTCCCATGACGAAGAGTTCGCCCGGGCATCCGGCCTGCCGGTGCAAACCCTCAATGTACTTGTTGCGGTCGTGGCGGCGCTCACGGTCTCCGTGTCCATGCGTGTCGTCGGCGTGCTCCTCGTCTCCGCCATCATGATCGTTCCAGTAGCAATCGCCCAGCTCGTCTCATCGTCCTTCGCACGCACCATGCATATTGCCATGGGTATCGGGGTGACGGCGTGCATTAGCGGCCTTGTCATCACCTACTATGTTCCGGCCTCGCCCGGAGCGACTATTGTCGTTATGCTGATAACCGTATACGCAATTGTCGCACTGGTCCGGGCGACAATGTCGGCAACGGCACGGCGCCGTTCACGGCATCAGCAGGTAGAGGCGATTTCATGACAGAACAACCACGCCGAACGGCGCAGCGGATGGCCATCCAAGAGGAAATGGCACGAATGCCGGGATTCGTCAGCGCGCAGGAACTGCACGGCAGGCTTGTGAACTCAGGGCAAGGAATCGGCCTCGCCACTGTCTATCGCACGCTACAGAGCCTCGCAGATCGGGGAGTACTTGACGTGCTCCGTCGCGACAACGAAACGCTGTACCGGCACTGCGTTTCCGAAGAACACCACCATCACCTCGTGTGTCGGCAATGTGGAGCCACCGTGGAAGTATCCGGCGCCGATGTCGAGGCATGGGCCTTGCGAGTAGCTGCAGAGGCGGGTTTCACAAATATCTCACATACCTTGGAACTGGACGGAATTTGCCGAGACTGCACACGGGCCAATACGGTGCCAACCAGCACCAATGATCCTGCCGAAAAACCCAGCATGCAGAGCAACACACGCACAACAGAAGAGAGAGGCTGACACAATGGACGAAATCCGGGTGCGTCTTCCTATCCGGCTGGGACAGTTCTTAAAACTCGCTTCACTGGCTGACTCGGGTGCACAGGCGCGTGAACTCATCGAAGACGGCGAGATCACCGTCAACGACGTAGTCGAAACTCACCGTGGGCACCGTTTGGCGGACGGCGACGTCGTCGCACTGGACGGCACTACGGTGCGCGTGCGCGGAACCGACAGCTAGCGGCTTGCCTGCGCGCAGGATCAGCTCAGCAAGCAGTTACGCCCGAGCAAAACCCGCAGATCTGAGAACATGCCTGGCCCAGGATGAACATAAAAGGCCCGGTCCACTTGCACAACCGCAGTAGAAGTCGGGCGTCGGATATGCAACCGGACTGGAGCCGAGCCGGGATACGAGCGGAGAATATTTGCCAACGACCCCATAAGCTCCTGCGTACACATCCTCTCCGGGACCTGGAGATCCAATGGCGAATCGGGCAGGAGATCCCCGGAAGGTAAAGAAAGATCCTGCGCGGACAACTGGATCGAACCGTCACGATCCTGCACCCGACAGGTCACCACTGCAACGGCGTCTTGCGTTAGCATCGTTGACACCGCTTGATATGTGGCCGGGAAGAAGTTGATCTCCGCACTTCCGGTGAGATCCTCCAACACCACCGTGGCCCAGAGCTTTCCGTTCTTCTTCGACACCCGCGGTTGCACCGAGGTGATTAGTCCGGCCAGGGTCACACTGGCGCCGTCGCGGGGATTCTCCTCGTTCATCAGACGAACGATGGTGGTATCTGCAGAACGTTCCAGCACGTGCTCTAGACCAGAAAGTGGATGGTCGGAAACGTACAGGCCGAGCATGTCGCGCTCGTGATCGAGCTTTACCTTCTTATCCCACTCAGGAATATCCGGCACGCTTACTTCCACGCCCCTGCTATGGCAGGGCTGGCGCCTCCGAAGAGATCGAACTGCCCGGCCGCCTCGTTCTTCTTCAGCGCGACGACGGAGTCAACCGCTTCCTCAACCCGCGACAACAGAGCACGGCGCGTGTAGCCAAGTGAATCGAATGCTCCCGCTTTGACGAGGCACTCGATGGCACGCTTATTGCAGACCTGCAACGGAACCTTGTCAAGGAAGTCCTGGAAGGAGGTGAAGGGTCCCTTCTCTTCACGCGCCTGTATGATCCCAGCGACGACGTTCTCGCCTACATTGCGCACCGCGGAGAGTCCGAAGCGAATCTCGTTGCCAACGGCGGAGAAGTTCGAATCCGATTCATTGACATCCGGCACCAGGACCGTGATATCCATGCGGCGGCACTCGCCCAAATACAGTGCGAGTTTGTCCTTGTTGTCCTTCTTCGACGTAAGAACCGCCGCCATGAACTCGACCGGATAGTTGGCCTTGAGGTAGGCCGTCCAGAAGGAAACAACCGCATAGGCAGCCGAGTGAGACTTATTAAAGGCGTACTGGGCGAAAGGCACCAACACACCCCACAGCGTGTCGATGCACTCGCGAGAGTACCCCTTCTCCAACATGCCCTGCGAGAAGGACTCGAACTGCTTATTCAGCACATCGATCTTCTTTTTGCCCATGGCCTTACGCAGCGTATCCGCCTGCCCCATGGTGAAGCCAGCCACCACACGCGCGATCTCCATGACCTGCTCCTGATAGACAATCAGGCCATAAGTGGGAGCCAGAATGTCCCGTAGTTGCTCCTCTAACTCCGGGTGAATAGGCTCAATCTTCTGCAAGCCATTCTTGCGCAGAGCGTAGTTGGTATGGGAATTCATGCCCATAGGACCGGGGCGGTACAGGGCAGACACAGCCGAAATATCTTCGAAGTCCGTCGGCCGCATCTGCTTAAGCAGCGTCCGCATGCCAGCACCATCAAGCTGGAACACCCCGAGGGTGTCCGCCCGGCTAAGCAGGGCGAAAGTTGCCGGATCGTCCAGTTCTACCTTCTCGATATCAAGCGGTTCCTTATTGTTCGCCGCGATGTTGTGGAGGGCATCATCGATCGTTGTTAAATTTGATAGTCCGAGAAAGTCCATCTTGAGGATGCCCAGTTCCTCACATTGTGGATACTCGAATTGGGTGATGACGGCGCCGTCTGCCGGACGCTTCATCACCGGGATCACATCGGTGAGAGGCACACTTGACATGAGGACGGCACAGGCGTGTACGCCCCACTGGCGTGTTAGCCCTTCCAGTCCGTGGGCGAGGTCGTAAATCCGCTTTGCCTCGGGATCGGCACCGATTAGTTCTCGAAACTCACCCGCCTCCATATAACGTTCGGAGCTTTGATCGAAGATCTGCCCGAGCGGGATGTCCTTTCCCTGTACCGAGGGAGGCAATGCCTTGGTGAGTTTCTCCCCCATCTCGAATGGATAGCCCAGTACGCGCGAAGCATCCTTGAGTGCCTGCTTCGTCTTAATCGTGCCGAAAGTGACGACCTGCGACACTTTGTCCGCCCCATACTTCTTCTCGACATACTCGATGACTTCACCCCGTCGACGCTCATCGAAGTCAACGTCGATATCCGGCATGGAGATACGTTCCGGGTTCAGAAACCGTTCGAAGAGCAGACCGTGCCGGATGGGATCGAGTTCAGTGATCTGCAGGGCGTATGCAACCATCGATCCTGCACCGGAGCCACGGCCTGGTCCGACCCGAATACCGTGCTCTTTCGCCCAGAGAATATAGTCCGAGACGACTAGGAAGTATCCGGGGAATCCCATCTCAACAATGACCCCAACCTCATAGTCAGCCCGCTTCTGCACGTCTGCGGGAATGGTCTCCCCGTAACGCACATGCAGCCCGCGCTGGACCTCCTTCACGAACCAGGAGGTGATATCTTCACCGGGTGGCACCGGGAACACCGGCATGTAGTTTGCACCCTCGGCAGCGGTCTGGAAGGAGACATCGCAACGCTCCGCAATCATCAGGGTGTTCTCGCAGGCTCCGGGCAGGTCGCCGAAAAGATCCCACATCTCTTGAGAGGAACGCAGGTGGTAGCCCTCTCCGTCAAAGGTGAAACGGTTCGGATCCTGCAGGGTAGAACCCGAGTTGATGCACAGCATCGCATCCTGAATAGCTGCGTCACTGGACTGGACGTAATGCGAATCGTTGGTGGCGATCAGCGGCGCGTCGATCTTACGTGCCAACTCCAGCAAGTCATTGCGGACCTTACGCTCGATGGCGTTGTTGTGGTCCATGATCTCCACAAAGTAGTTCTCACGGCCGAAAATCTCCTGCATGCGTCCGGCTGACTCAAGTGCCTCCTTATGCTGTCCAAGACGCAGCCGGGTCTGCACCTCGCCCGAAGGGCACCCGGCCGTGGCGATGAGACCCTCATGGTAGGTCTCCAGAAGCTCCATGTCCATGCGCGGCCATTTGCCCATCTGTCCTTCGAGAGATGCCCGCGAGTCCAAGCGAAACAGGTTGTGTAGGCCCGTGTTGTTATACGAAAGCAGAGTGAGATGAGTATACGCGCCGCGTGCGGAGACATCGTCGGCACGCTGAGTTTCGTCACCCCACAGCACCCGCTCCGTTCCAAAACGGGAAGTGCCGGGAGTCATGTAGGCCTCGACGCCGATAATCGGCTTGATACCCTCGGCTTTTGCTGCCTTATAGAACTCATAAGCGCCGAAGCAGTAGCCGTGATCCGTGATGGCCACTGCCTCTTGGCCGTGTGCCTTTGCCTCCGCCACAAGTTTCTTGATCTTCGCGGCACCGTCGAGCAACGAGTATTCGGTATGAACATGCAGGTGAGCGAAGTCCTTGGCAACCATGTGCATCAGTCTAGTCCGGCTCGT encodes:
- a CDS encoding alpha/beta hydrolase, producing the protein MIWDDVLGWNEDALDPAVDALIRIRQRAYTVGEYIQSIDVSSGWSGAGATAAQERRDGLEDSSELVLGLIGDLISGLSAAQHGVAEVRLAVSEALSRASFFGFHISSSGNVSDPCARDPSMTRGEKDEREAAMQTTQTNVWDAVDKAADVDAALKSVLDVVGQGKASQVEDLSDTPGLADSPPVGASTQEVAAWWDALTDAERQRMIKEYPRQLGNLDGIDAWARNEANQHNLNEDLAAVERRIAELEGQFNYKEPKPGEPSDNISYQDPALVTELQDLERQRDDILSIKDALAQGSHTQLLLYEPATGGPGNELTHAAIAVGNMDTADYVATYVPGMTTTAADMPGITKDMRNLRDIAEENCSGGSVATIAWMGYDAPPDVPAAAGLGRAETGGDSLAAFVEGIEDSRNVDGQGSGVYQTVLGHSYGSTTSSYGVSQARPGVVDGYAVFGSPGIVNDSWDMNVPEDNRYMMVFNDDPLYYGNGLVWGEEGLPPGSGLLGKDPFLDDGFTHLNPKDANTTVTGHSGYLVNNSKAQEQLARVVVGTAG
- a CDS encoding LppA family lipoprotein — translated: MRPRQPMQRLAGLLLAAPLALSGCALLGENTMYERSYYDGNLPSHQRTDIQTTHTELTGALQRVRNRIDAEYGPQNWEAIQTLEDRGTAYCKDGENEGREDARKQGRAFGLPIDDFPHLLDIVIEELAPLGFTEVVDISDEKDRWVNIFNTEDGGYVTVMMPEPARNFSLLYASGCRPETSDSSTSPSQ
- a CDS encoding metal ABC transporter substrate-binding protein, whose product is MTPLFRSRFIALCATLAVTLGAVGCSSTNSSDDGTLHVSASFYPIAWLSEQIGGDRVTVTSVTPTNVEPHDYELSPADVTALSKADLIVYVAGFQPSMDDAVDQLTGPSVAELSSVADLQKASSAAVEADGSTSESNLDPHFWLDPVRMQAVAAEIERSLAEQDPDNAATYEKNLGALQQRLTALDSAYETGLATCERDTIVTSHAAFSYMANRYGLTQVSISGIDPESEPSPADLAAVKKAVEETGTTTIFTESLVSPKTANALAAETGTETAVLDPMESQPQEDDYLAAMESNLSALRTALSCQ
- a CDS encoding metal ABC transporter permease, producing MIELLSSDLMQRALVVAFLVGLSAPVVGTYLVQRGMALMGDGIGHVSLTGVALGWLVAGALGLSPNDILAIPGAILASLVGAILIEVVRSTGRTGGDVALAMLFYGGIAGGVLLIRIAGGTTTNLNSYLFGSLAVVSTADVRYTVALAIVIMTIGIGLREALFALSHDEEFARASGLPVQTLNVLVAVVAALTVSVSMRVVGVLLVSAIMIVPVAIAQLVSSSFARTMHIAMGIGVTACISGLVITYYVPASPGATIVVMLITVYAIVALVRATMSATARRRSRHQQVEAIS
- a CDS encoding Fur family transcriptional regulator is translated as MTEQPRRTAQRMAIQEEMARMPGFVSAQELHGRLVNSGQGIGLATVYRTLQSLADRGVLDVLRRDNETLYRHCVSEEHHHHLVCRQCGATVEVSGADVEAWALRVAAEAGFTNISHTLELDGICRDCTRANTVPTSTNDPAEKPSMQSNTRTTEERG
- a CDS encoding RNA-binding S4 domain-containing protein, giving the protein MDEIRVRLPIRLGQFLKLASLADSGAQARELIEDGEITVNDVVETHRGHRLADGDVVALDGTTVRVRGTDS